The following coding sequences lie in one Gammaproteobacteria bacterium genomic window:
- a CDS encoding tyrosine-type recombinase/integrase translates to MTRPKRLSAAFVRTVKRPGRYGDGRGGYGLSLLVKPTASGRLSKTWAQRMRIGGRPFNVGLGPYPVVTLAEARAKALENRRAIQKGMDPRSGGMPTFERAAEKVIALHAKNWKGDASEKQWRQCLRDYVFPKLGRKRVGEITTADVLACLAPIWNEKRPTAARVRRRIGAVMKWAVARGYREDNPAGDAIAAALPRGTRHRTHFRALPHAEVGTALEAVRESDAWLGIRLCLEFVALTATRSGEARRARWPEIDRDRATWTVPAERMKTGREHRVPLSTGALAVLEEAREIENGSGLIFPSFKGRELRSPQVAGAFRDLGIPSTVHGLRSSFRDWAAETGVDRTVAEAALAHKVGGVEGAYFRSDLFERRREVMQDWSAYLAAGRAGAGS, encoded by the coding sequence GTGACGCGACCCAAACGCCTGAGCGCCGCGTTCGTTCGGACCGTCAAGCGACCGGGGCGGTACGGGGACGGTCGCGGCGGATACGGGCTCTCGCTGCTGGTCAAGCCCACCGCCTCAGGAAGGCTGTCGAAGACCTGGGCGCAACGGATGCGGATCGGCGGCAGGCCCTTCAACGTCGGCCTGGGTCCCTATCCGGTCGTGACGCTGGCCGAGGCGCGGGCGAAGGCGCTCGAGAATCGGCGCGCCATCCAGAAGGGCATGGATCCGCGCAGCGGCGGCATGCCGACGTTCGAGCGGGCGGCCGAGAAGGTGATCGCGCTCCACGCGAAGAACTGGAAGGGCGACGCCAGCGAGAAGCAGTGGCGGCAGTGTCTTCGGGACTACGTCTTCCCGAAGCTGGGGCGCAAGCGGGTGGGCGAGATCACGACCGCCGACGTGCTGGCCTGTCTGGCGCCGATCTGGAACGAGAAGCGGCCCACGGCGGCGCGGGTGCGCCGGCGCATCGGCGCGGTGATGAAGTGGGCGGTGGCCAGGGGCTACCGGGAGGACAACCCGGCGGGCGACGCCATCGCGGCGGCGCTGCCGCGGGGCACGCGCCACCGGACGCACTTCCGGGCCCTTCCTCATGCCGAGGTAGGGACGGCGCTTGAGGCGGTCCGGGAATCGGACGCGTGGTTGGGCATCCGGCTGTGTCTGGAGTTCGTGGCCCTGACGGCGACGAGGAGCGGCGAGGCGCGGAGGGCGCGCTGGCCGGAGATCGACCGGGACCGCGCGACGTGGACGGTGCCCGCCGAGCGCATGAAGACCGGGCGGGAGCACCGGGTGCCCCTTTCGACGGGCGCGCTGGCGGTGCTGGAGGAGGCCCGGGAGATCGAGAACGGGTCGGGGTTGATCTTCCCCAGCTTCAAGGGACGGGAGCTGCGGAGCCCTCAGGTGGCGGGGGCGTTTCGGGACCTCGGGATCCCCAGCACGGTGCACGGGCTGCGGAGTTCATTCCGCGACTGGGCCGCGGAGACGGGCGTGGACCGCACGGTCGCCGAGGCGGCGCTGGCGCACAAGGTCGGCGGGGTCGAGGGAGCGTACTTCAGGAGCGACCTGTTCGAGCGCCGGCGCGAGGTCATGCAGGACTGGTCGGCGTATCTGGCGGCCGGGAGAGCGGGCGCGGGGAGCTGA